The genomic DNA ACCTGTGTATCTGGTCCTGTCGGCTGGATCGGACGGGGGCCAGTCCATCAATCTCATCAAAAAATATGATCGATGGTCTCATCTGGTAAGCCTGCAAATGTATTCAAAAGATGTCACCTTAACTGTCAGAGCAAGCAGGCTACTAACATAGTGTGAGTGGCAACATTAACAACTATCTGGCAAATGATGAACTATAGCCCTCCCCTGGTTGTCTTGTTTTGCATGTGAGCAGTAAGATAAGGACTGACCTGGTCAAAAAGAAGCCGCAGATGTCTCTCAGACTCGCCCACCCATTTGCTCAGGCAGTCCGCTCCCTTGCGCATGAAGAAGGCCACCCGTCTGTCCCCATGGCTACACTCATTGGCCAGGGCACGAGCCACCAGAGTCTTCCCTGTCCCAGGTGGGCCATAGAACAAGCAGCCCCTGACAACCGAAAAAACATAGCAAGTAGATGAAAATCACTGGAAATGATCGCTACATGGAATGATGGCAAGCTGGGTTCTTTTTTGGTGAACAGGGCATAGAAGATCATGCACAAGACTCTTACTTTGGAGATTCAATCTTGAATTTATCAAACACCTCTGGGTACAGAAGAGGGAAAACCACCATCTCCTTCAGAGCTGCGATATGGCTGGTCAGACCTCCAACAGCATCAAAGCCAATCTGTTCATAGAGATTGTTATTTGTTTGCTCCAAAACATGTAGATAAGCATAACATATAAACATGTGCATGTACAAATATCTGTAGGGAACGAGGAGGTATCCTACCACAAGTGATCAAAGATAACTGCTCTAAATAAAGCATGATATGAAACCTTTCCACATTCTAGATTGGTGTGGATTTGATACTCATCATAGTCAGTAACAGATTCAGAACCTGTACTCGGTCAGATACAGCCACACTTACTGATTGGTCGACTTGGACCGGGTCCACATCAGCCAGGCTTGCTCCTGGCTTCATCCTGTCTTTAGGGAGTCCTGCAAGGTCCTCCTTTCTAAAATTTAAGGGAAGGCACCTAATTTGAACCACAAAGAAAAGCAAGACAATTAATACaccttgttaaaaaaaaaccttactCCACCCTCTTAAAACTTAACACATCTTACCAGCAGCCCTTAAGTTAATCTATGTTGGTACAGAGGCAATGAGGCCTTGTTCATTTAATGCAGGTAGGTTTCACTATTTATCCTTTATGACATCATTTATGTATTCCTGATGTCATAAAGATACTTCTGAACTTTCACCTAAGTAACCACAATTTAGCATTGGTATTTTGTAGACAGTGAGGTGAATTCTTTTATCATTAGTAAAATGGGGAGAAAACACTTTTTATATGTATCACACAAAGGGGGAAAAATACATAGATTATATATGAATGCAGAGAGGAACACAATGCTACAATTCAGTATTATCAAAGGAACAAACCTGCCTCTGGTCTTGGTCAAAGTTGGGCAGTTGAAATCTGACACTGACTTAATGTCTATCTAAATACAGACCTGTCCATGTCGTCTTCATCAGAAGAGGAAGAATCATTTCCTGCTGGGCGCTTATGCTGATTTCTAAATTAGGCAAAAGACTAGATTAGTTATTTTTGGTCGGattcaaaatacattttatatgcATCTTTTGAAAACATAATGTCTTACTGATATGTTGCATTATTCCTACAACCATAATAGTGAAAATGATACCATATTTTATCATACCAATACCATAATTTATAACTTCTTAAACCTTCTTTATCTTAAACCTTGTTTATTTTACTGCATAGCTGACACTATAGCTGTTGTAAAGACAGTGTTGGTGtacagagtgtttgtgtgtgagagacacagaaagtactgtatgtgtgagagacaaAGACCTGCCAATCCTTCTGCTGGTGGTGTTGATGCTCCTGGGGACTGCAGCAGCCACTCGGTAACTTCCCATCCTCCGTCCAGCACCTGTGGGTACAAACAGTCGGTCAAACTACAGGGAGTCCTATGAGCTTTCAATGTGCCAAATAATGAGATGACATGGTCTGATGATATCAATATCACTCGACCATATTATTGACATAGTACGGAAGATAGGCCTACTTCTCAGAACACTTTACAAAACAAAGATGTACTGAATCAGGGACAGCTACATACCGTCCAGATAATGAGCAGGTGTGTTGTTCTGAACtccatcttcctcctcatcataatcatcactTTCATCATGAGAGGTCTCAGACTTACgaaaatataaacatagatatgaaaaatagaaatagaaatacTTAACTTGTTTACTTAACATGGAATTaatttccttttctctttttggTCATTTCAGTTTCAGGAATTGCAAGCtttacatcaaaacaaaacaaaaatagtcTTAAAAGTGGTTGTTAGCGCATATTTATGTGGATTCTTGGTTGAGTGGCTGTTCAGCTATACAGCTGTTTTACTTGTTTCATCTATGATAACAACATAGGCAATAATATGAGTTCAGTGTTGAATTGGCAACACAATCAGCATTGATAGGGAAAGGGTGGAGAGCAAATGATGGGTACTCCACCTACAACACAGAGCTGATAAGCTATGGAGCAGCCAAACATGGCCAGTTGAAAAATGACAATTGGGCACATTCTCCATGGGGGTGCAATGTGTATTTCTGTCCATTGTGTTTTAATAACCTtacaacagtattttttttacatgtggtctcttttacatttaaaaaagaatgACATGAACATCTTAAACTAAGCATATAGGCTACTAATCTCAACCACAACAAAGCATTCAATGAACCTTGCAGGAATGACAAATGCTAAAATATTATCCTCACTGTTCCCACTGACTTCTGTCATTCTGGGAAGTGTAAATGCATGGTTAGGTCTATTTTCACAACACAAAACTACTTCTACCCCTTTTACTGAATTACCACCctcagtagcctactgtgtcTAGTTCAGTCTTTTCCCTCTCCATAACAAAGCAAAAGATCATGATCAGAGTAGGGCACTCCACTCCATTTAAAGGCACCATTTTCATTGTGAGTGGCCTTACCTCAGATTCTCTAATCTGGTCATGAATTTTCTTGATCTTTTCCAACCTCTGGAGACTGTCCTTGTCCTTGCTATGTAAGATGTGTAGCAAGAAATTATATTGCATGGCAGTCACATAGCTGTCAAATGACTGACCTTACCCTAGGTTACATTTTAGTCAGTAGGGTTAAGCTTCTGCTATGTAATGAGCTGATGGGTTTAAGCCCCTTACTTGGTAAACTTTATGGGGCTGACAAGAGTCCGAGCGACACGACGAACAGGTGTAGGGGCATCTGTCAATGAAAGACACGTCACCGATATGGATTGAAATAAGGTGCACTGTTTTTGTTTcaaccagtaggctaggcctatgcaAAGCCTAGGTCTAGAACGTTAAGCTACTGTTTGTTATAAAGCAGCAGTAATCTAGATAATAACAATGGGgaaaaaatgtaggcctatgatccaaacactTCCATTTGGATAGACTTACCACGCTTGTTTCCCCCGGTTCTGTCATTAGAGCCACCCTTTCCATTCCTGACATCATCATTTAAAAAGACAAGCGTGCTATAATTAGGGTAGCCTAACTTAGCCGATCTATCAAGGTTCAATGAAAGAAATGAATAATAGATGAAAGCTTAATTAGCAGGTTTGTCGGGGGTGCAAGTAAGTATTACGTTACCGTGTCATTTCCCGCTGGAGTGTCTCAAGTAATTTAAAATACAATAGCCTTATTAGTCCTAGAACTATGTCTTCCCAAACTAGGCTTAACGTTAATGAGTTTTAATCTACAGCAGTAGCTTAGACTCACTTATTGGATAAACAACCATTGCGCTATTGATGGCACTTTGCAGCAATTTGTATAAAACTACCCCTTTTCTATAATTACTAAATAAAAACCTTTCCAAAATAGCTCTTCAATCTTGTGAAAATATCCCCCTATCTAGCCTACACACCCCTGCATCTAACTACGCTGACTGCAAAGCGCATTCCATGGTCAAACGTAAACAATTCGATCTCACTTTACGCAGTTCCATGCTGCGCGCGCTCTAGATGGGATTCTATTTACCAGCTCTGGTCGAGTGTTTTCTGCACCGCCCAAGCTACgtgattttctttctttcttgcttgctttttttcttatttaaaaAGAACAATAAGACTTGCtgattatttaattttaataaacaAACACCTATTCGGTGTACATAAaatcaacatttctttcaaacaAAAAATCAACACGAAATTGGTTTGTCTCTTTAATTATACAAAATGTTTCCTTTTTTAATCAAGTATTAAAGGATGTTTGGGCCACGACTTTATAAGAGTAGCCTATCAATTTAAAAGAGTAtcaacaataataaacaaataagataaaCAAATCATAATATTAGTTTTAAAAAATTAGATAgaatttattatataatattagtTTTAAAAGTGGCCCACTACTAATACAGTCATACAGCTGCAGGCTATTTCCTCGTGAATTAATAGTATCATATGGTATGAAACAATTAGCCCTCTGTTCCCATAAGAAAAATCTTAGCCTGCTTTTATAGCTCCTAAAGAGTCCATAGACATATACAATGCGCATAGAGGTAGGCGCATCTTATTTCAGGTCCCAAGTTTACATCATTTCATCTTCTCTCGGGGATTCTTCTCACCTTAATTCGCCAACCGCCGGTAGGCCCATTGCCACTGGCCCGACAGCGAGAGTGGCTACTTTCCTGTAAAGTGCATGTTTCCATTGaagcagtaggctaggcctagcctacaactGTACTGCATCTTTTACAGATCTCCATCAGTGCAATCATAGTATGAGTCAAAATTCTAATATGATGGTACAAATGACAACACATCAATGTTCAGGACATGATTACATGACCTTGCACTGTTCAGCATTAGGCGGAGTTGCCATAGATGTTGGAACACTTCCCATGTTGAGACTGAGCCCCTGGAAGGCACCAAACATGTCCTCACTCCTGCCAGGGACATTGGAACGGACCATTCCGTTGAAGTCACGAGTAAaatttgtcttgtgtgtggaaCTCAGCCTTTTGGAGTCCTGAAAACATTAACAAGGGACAGAGGTgcgcatgcacactgtttaacaCCACAAGTACAACAGTAACTACCAATTTAAGTTTGCACAAAGGTAaagccaaagatccttgattactagctccgctttaaccctctctggtaaagCCATGTAAAGTAGGCCTGTGTGCTCATACTCACCATGGACATGGGGCGATGGTTTTGGAAGCAGGTTCTTCTGGCTGCTCTCTGGGCATTCTTCTGAGCTACCTCAGTTTTCCTCAGATTTCTACAACAGGAAGTTATTCAAGTGTTAAAACCAGGAATTATATATATCAACATACCAACATTCTGTGCAGTCTGTTAACAACATATGGAAGTATTTTCAACTTGCCTCTCTCTGATGAGATCGCTTTGATAGGCTTGGATCCAGGAGTCATGCGTCGTATGAGACAAGCAAGGGGCGCTCTTTCGGCGACCAGTCAGACTCCTTCTGCGGCTCCTGTGACTGTCTTTCACATGGGTAACGTAGGTTGTGAAATGCCTTAGGGGAGCACCCAGAGACttcttcatctttgagtccatccTGTTGAATTATACAATTGTTCAGAATATATCCAAATGTATCCATCATCCTCCATTACATCTACAGCAGGTGTGAGTTGAAATAGTCATGATGTGAAAGCATACAGGCCTAAACACATAAGCCTATATCTGTTCCTCAATAAATTATTCTAGTAATAATATGAGGCTCAGTTGGAAATTAAACTACTGAAATATACGAAGATCCCAATATTATCTCATTTCTGTTTCTCAATGGCTTCAATTCTACCCAAAAGCACAAGTGAGAAGGGCTTCACCTTGTTCGCCAACGTAGTCCGTTTGTCGACTGACTTCACTCTGCTGACTTGTTTCTGAAAGTCTTGCCTTTATAGCCTACAGTCTTATAACGTCTGGTCTCCTCCTGTGACTCCTCACAGCTGAGGACTAAATACAGACAATCTCATTAGAGACAACAGCTAAACATGCGTCAACACGTGCCAACTGGCAGGGGACTAAGCAGTGCAAAGCAAAGTTTGAGACCCTCAGCCTCAGTAGAGGACAATGAAGCTGGACATTTCTAGTTTACGTTTCAAGATTTCTTTTAAAGGAAGAAGAACAAGTAGGCTCATCAATGTTGTGTTGGGATATATTGCTGAGACACATAAGCACATGAACAGATGGGAGAAGTCATGCCAGATGTCTGAGGGTGACAGGTTGTGTGGAAACTTGTGGAAAGGGTGAATGAAGTCAGTTACTTCTGTCAGTGACGCAAGAAGTTAATCCAGTTAGTCAAACTTCATCCGCACATCTGTCTTGACTTGTTATGGGAGAAATATACAACTTCGAGTTAAACATAGATCTCCTTGGTTCAAATCAGAAACccatataatttttttttttcattaatgcACAAAGGCAATGTTGTGCAAATACCAAGAGTTTAAGGAGACTATGAATTATGGGTAATGTTCATTTATCACTAATTTATTCTCAGGAGTTAAGATGAAAATGAGTGAAGTAAATTCACTTGTTGAAATTGACTGTGAGCTAAAGTATTTTTTTCCAATGAAACTCTGGAATGGctctataggcctaccatttcaaTGACCCTAATAAGCATTTAGGCCTACACTGACAGTATCTTATATAGATTTGGCGTGACTAAGCTGCTTTATAAATAGTAACACCAGCCATCCGTGATTTCAACATGTGCTGTCCATTGGCATATTCAACTGTATCCGTGTGGTGCTCAGAAGCCAAGGAGAGGGATGAGTCCACGAAAGACAAACTAAGTCAGAACAGACAGTAGACGAAACTGAGGTCACACAGACTGATACAGACCGTAAAGCCCTAAAGAGAGTagatcagctgaacgtactgtaCCACCAAGAGTGCACTACCCAACCTAGAGGGAATATACACcaggggcgcgtttcccaaaaccacagttgctaactaagtaagcaactttgttggttgcaatgcaatttcccattgccaaccaactaagttggtaacaggttagcaactatggttttgggaaacgcacccctggagAGTAAAGTCCAGAGTAAAGAAAATCACCAGAGATCCCAGTCACCCCAACAACTGCCTCTTCTCTGCCCTAGGCTCTGGGAAACGTTATCGCTGTctgagggacacagagagaatgTGGAAAAGTTTTTATCCCCATTCCCAAGCTATCCGTAGCTTGGAGGATCAGACCCAATCCGAAAGATTAAAGGTCTGGCTacaagtaatgaaaatggcccaactcgaggggcggcaccaagcatgcatttgaaaatatcactgcacgcaattggataacactatgactAATGTTTCCAGACAtcgacgttgcagcgctgtcgtcatttGTTAAGCTCGCCTCttgcccgcctatatcagatacacggatgtgattggtgcagcttgGTTTCATGGGCAGAGGTAATGGGCATCATTACTTGTTGACAGtcactcgctgagcaaatttaAATGtagctctcgcgagaactctggatttccagggtaatgcAGATACTGAATTAGGACTACTTTAGCAGGAGCACAAGCATGATGGAAACACCTCATGCAACTGCCATCAAAGtggctgtgagtgcttgctcttGGAATGGCAAGGCCATTCCTGCTAGTGTACTGTTAGGCctccacattgctgcttgcagctatatttctatttattttcttgtttATTTACAGATTGCACAGCCATGGACAGTGGACAAAGCATTTTACTACATATACTCTGTATATTTGTATGTGACTAatacatttgaatttaaatgaaTTGAATTATGGGTCATTTTAATTTATCACTCAATTATTCTCAGAAGTTAAGATGAAAATGAGTGAAGTAAATTGACTTGCTGAGATTGACTGTGAGCTAAACATTTACTATTTCCCCCAATGAAACTCTGGAATGGatctataggcctaccatttcaaTGACCCTAATAAGCATTTAGGCCTACACTGACAGTATCTTATATAGATTTGGCGTGACTAAGCTGCTTTATAAATAGCCATCCGTGATTTCAACATGTGCTGTCCATTGGCATATTCAACTGTATCTGTGTGGTGCTCAGAAGCCAAGAAGAGGGATGAGTCAACGGAAGACAAACAGACAGTAGACGAAACTGAGGTCACACAGACTGATACAGACCGTAAAGCCCTAAAGAGAGTagatcagctgaacgtactgtaCCACCAAGAGTGCACTACCCAACCTAGAGGGAATATACACCAAGGGCGTGTTTCCATACGGTGGACATACGGTGACATTTGGCACTAGGGCACACCAAAACAGATGGTTCAGAAACTAAATTAACAGAGCAAGATACAGAAATCATTGGCTCAGGACTGAATGTGTCATATCTGCCATCATTCTGtcacttcttgaatttcccctcaaCAAATCAatagatcaataaagtatctatctatatatctatctttaGCATTCGATGACAATCCCGGTTCAGTATCAACATGGGGCAAAAAGCTTTCAGTAATCATCTctaaatattattgttaatcaTGGAGAACCCAGAAAACAGGTGCAGGTATTGAGGCAGGAGCTTCACTGCAGTGTATTTCTGCTTACATGTAGTGGTATTTTTCTTATCAGTGGATCGCTTTATGGCACAGTTTAATAAAGCCCAAGATACATGAAGGTTGGGGCTGTGAAACATTAGGAGCATTTCTATCAATTCAGTCATACTGATTGAAATaaaactgtttaattgaataaAGCTCAAATTGAGACATGAGTAAAAACGAAACATTTGCCTGCAGCAACCGGAGATGAGTGCTGTCAATGTGCTCTCATTACACCCAGGTTACAGCGGGACATCTTTATTCTACCGTCGTACAACCATACATAAGTACATATTCATTTTATATACACTTTTATACAGTTCTttgcatacaaaaaaaaaaaaaaaaaaaaaaaaaaaacaacaggaaaaaaaacatccagtTCAGCTTGACCAAAATAAATACTGtaaatgtgtgctgtgtgggctGTTGGGacgacacacccacacaccggGCTACTGCTACAAAAGGCTAtcatgtgtgttgagtgtgcatACTAGCATGGCGTTATCAGCCAAGCTGGCTTGAGGCCAATTTGTGGTGCCACTGTTCAAGAGTGTAGTCGTGAGACAGTGTGCCATATAGAAAACCCATGACCTATTACATTTAGGTTACACCATCTGACAGCACACCTGCAAGATCCTGCTAGAGTATGCTTGTGAAGCCCATTTGAGCCAGGGATGGTGTTGACTCACACCATGCTTA from Alosa alosa isolate M-15738 ecotype Scorff River chromosome 20, AALO_Geno_1.1, whole genome shotgun sequence includes the following:
- the si:ch211-81a5.8 gene encoding uncharacterized protein si:ch211-81a5.8 → MDSKMKKSLGAPLRHFTTYVTHVKDSHRSRRRSLTGRRKSAPCLSHTTHDSWIQAYQSDLIRERNLRKTEVAQKNAQRAARRTCFQNHRPMSMDSKRLSSTHKTNFTRDFNGMVRSNVPGRSEDMFGAFQGLSLNMGSVPTSMATPPNAEQCKVM